One window of the Shewanella maritima genome contains the following:
- a CDS encoding acetolactate synthase 3 large subunit: MEKLSGASMIVRSLIDEGVEHIFGYPGGSVLDIYDSLHKISGIEHILVRHEQAAVHMADGYARSTGKVGVVLVTSGPGATNAVTGIATAYMDSIPMVVLSGQVPSNLIGNDAFQECDMIGISRPVVKHSFLVTDPADIPAIVKKAFYIAASGRPGPVVIDLPKDCLNPDVLHDYVYPETVSMRSYNPTTTGHKGQIKRGLEALLQAKKPVLYVGGGAIISECDQQILQLAEKLNIPVINTLMGLGAFPGTHQQCLGMLGMHGLYEANMAMHNCDLIFGIGVRFDDRTTNNVEKYCPNAKILHIDIDPSSISKTVRVDIPIVGSADKVLSSMLSLLEDSGKANDANAMDLWWSQINQWRNRKCLAYDTSSERIKPQQVIETVHKLTNGDAYVASDVGQHQMFAALYYPFDKPRRWINSGGLGTMGFGLPAAMGVKFAHPDACVVCVTGDGSIQMNIQELSTALQYDIPVKIINLNNRFLGMVKQWQDMIYSGRHSHSYMDSVPNFAKIAEAYGHVGMTISDPAELETKLAQALSMTDKLVFVDISVDETEHVYPMLIRGGAMNEMWLSKTEKS; encoded by the coding sequence ATGGAAAAGCTTTCCGGCGCGAGCATGATTGTGCGCTCTCTAATCGATGAGGGCGTTGAACATATCTTCGGTTACCCTGGTGGGTCCGTCCTCGACATTTACGATTCTCTGCACAAAATCTCTGGTATTGAACATATTCTTGTGCGTCACGAACAAGCTGCCGTGCATATGGCAGATGGTTATGCCCGCTCAACAGGCAAAGTTGGTGTGGTGCTTGTGACATCAGGCCCTGGCGCAACTAATGCAGTTACCGGCATTGCTACCGCTTATATGGACTCAATTCCCATGGTGGTGTTGTCAGGCCAAGTACCAAGTAACTTAATTGGTAATGATGCATTCCAAGAATGCGACATGATTGGTATTTCACGGCCTGTGGTGAAACACAGCTTTTTGGTTACCGATCCTGCTGACATACCCGCTATCGTCAAAAAAGCATTTTACATTGCTGCAAGCGGACGTCCTGGCCCGGTTGTTATAGACCTACCTAAAGATTGTTTGAATCCTGATGTATTGCATGATTATGTTTACCCTGAAACGGTAAGCATGCGCTCATATAACCCAACGACTACTGGCCATAAGGGTCAAATAAAACGTGGTCTAGAGGCTTTATTACAAGCAAAGAAGCCAGTGCTTTATGTTGGCGGAGGCGCGATCATATCAGAATGTGATCAACAAATTTTACAGCTAGCTGAAAAGCTTAATATCCCAGTGATAAACACTCTTATGGGGTTGGGTGCATTTCCTGGCACCCATCAACAATGTTTAGGCATGCTTGGCATGCACGGCCTTTATGAAGCCAATATGGCTATGCATAACTGCGACCTGATCTTCGGTATTGGGGTACGATTTGACGATCGTACAACGAATAATGTCGAAAAGTACTGCCCGAATGCCAAAATTCTCCACATAGACATTGACCCATCATCTATTTCTAAAACTGTGCGGGTTGATATTCCTATCGTAGGCAGCGCTGACAAAGTGCTGTCTAGTATGCTGTCGCTTTTAGAAGATTCTGGCAAAGCAAACGATGCCAATGCCATGGACTTGTGGTGGAGCCAAATCAACCAATGGCGTAACCGTAAGTGCCTTGCTTACGATACAAGCTCAGAGAGAATTAAGCCGCAACAGGTAATTGAAACCGTCCATAAGCTGACTAATGGTGATGCTTATGTTGCATCCGACGTGGGTCAACACCAAATGTTTGCCGCGCTTTACTATCCATTTGATAAACCAAGACGTTGGATTAACTCTGGCGGTCTAGGCACCATGGGCTTTGGCTTGCCTGCGGCTATGGGCGTTAAATTTGCCCACCCTGATGCCTGCGTAGTTTGTGTTACTGGCGATGGCTCTATTCAAATGAATATTCAAGAGCTTTCGACAGCGCTGCAATACGATATTCCGGTGAAAATTATTAACCTCAATAATCGTTTCTTAGGCATGGTTAAGCAGTGGCAAGACATGATTTATTCAGGTCGTCACTCCCACTCTTATATGGATTCTGTACCTAACTTCGCCAAAATTGCTGAAGCTTATGGCCACGTAGGTATGACGATTAGCGATCCTGCTGAGCTTGAAACTAAGCTGGCACAAGCGCTAAGCATGACTGATAAGCTAGTGTTTGTTGATATCAGTGTTGACGAAACTGAGCACGTGTACCCAATGCTTATTCGCGGTGGTGCGATGAATGAAATGTGGTTAAGCAAAACGGAGAAAAGCTAA
- the ilvN gene encoding acetolactate synthase small subunit has product MRRIISVLLENQPGALSRVVGLFSQRGYNIENLTVAPTEDNTLSRLNITVTADSSVLEQIEKQLHKLIDILKVANITEGAHIEREIALIKVKAQGANREEVKRTADIFRGQIVDVTPNLYTIQMVGTGEKIDAFIGNLADVTKVIEVSRSGIVGLARGEKSMRA; this is encoded by the coding sequence ATGCGTCGAATTATTTCTGTATTACTTGAAAACCAGCCCGGTGCTTTATCTCGCGTTGTTGGCTTATTCTCACAGCGCGGCTATAACATTGAGAACTTGACCGTTGCACCGACAGAAGATAATACCTTGTCACGCCTAAATATCACGGTTACCGCTGACAGCAGCGTACTGGAACAAATTGAGAAACAGCTGCACAAGCTGATAGATATTCTTAAGGTTGCCAACATTACTGAAGGTGCGCACATTGAGCGTGAAATTGCGCTAATTAAGGTAAAAGCGCAAGGCGCAAACCGGGAAGAAGTTAAGCGCACAGCTGATATCTTCCGCGGTCAAATTGTCGATGTGACTCCTAACTTGTATACCATTCAAATGGTTGGCACGGGGGAAAAGATAGACGCCTTTATAGGAAACCTCGCTGATGTCACTAAGGTTATTGAAGTGTCTCGCTCAGGCATCGTAGGACTGGCTCGTGGTGAAAAATCAATGCGGGCTTAA
- a CDS encoding RimK/LysX family protein: MLRYLFLFLMISLSTQVHSKQVDPQNQSKQTLKGFETMTVAGSNLMFAARMDTGASKSSLHAVDLEIKGGAHKNMKKNIGKTIEFTTMNERDETARLSGKIVDTSTVKNSQGTETRYIVELAIGFPDKLKTVQVNLRDRAHMDFKLLIGRNFLKGDYVVDVSEKKYIGPVEKLSIVESDLLFKTRIDTGAVENSLHAVDIHIENEDKDNMDNNIGKMITFTTENEKGKKATVKTRITNTSLIRNAQGSEVRYMVKLKIGEPGSEFMVETNLRDRSKMSYKLLIGRNWLQGHYIVDVDL, encoded by the coding sequence ATGCTGCGTTATCTTTTCTTGTTTCTAATGATTAGTTTGTCAACACAAGTACACAGCAAACAAGTCGACCCTCAAAACCAGAGTAAACAAACGCTCAAAGGGTTTGAAACTATGACGGTAGCGGGCTCGAATTTAATGTTTGCTGCGCGTATGGACACCGGAGCTAGTAAGTCATCTTTGCACGCCGTTGATTTAGAAATCAAAGGCGGCGCGCACAAAAACATGAAGAAAAATATTGGTAAAACCATTGAGTTCACAACCATGAATGAGCGTGATGAAACAGCGCGCTTGTCTGGCAAGATTGTCGATACTTCTACGGTAAAAAACTCTCAAGGCACAGAAACTCGCTACATTGTTGAGCTTGCCATTGGCTTCCCCGACAAACTCAAAACGGTGCAGGTTAATTTACGCGATCGCGCCCACATGGATTTTAAATTACTCATTGGCCGTAATTTCTTAAAAGGTGATTATGTGGTCGATGTGTCGGAGAAAAAGTACATTGGCCCAGTAGAAAAGCTGTCTATTGTTGAGTCTGACTTACTTTTCAAAACCCGCATTGACACTGGCGCAGTCGAGAACTCACTGCATGCGGTTGATATTCATATTGAAAATGAAGACAAAGATAATATGGATAACAATATAGGTAAGATGATCACTTTTACTACCGAAAACGAAAAGGGCAAAAAGGCGACCGTGAAGACTCGCATCACTAACACCTCACTTATTCGTAATGCTCAAGGTAGCGAAGTGCGCTATATGGTCAAACTCAAAATTGGTGAGCCGGGCAGTGAGTTTATGGTGGAGACCAATTTAAGAGACAGAAGCAAGATGAGTTATAAACTACTCATTGGGCGTAATTGGCTGCAAGGGCATTACATAGTGGATGTAGACCTTTAA
- a CDS encoding DUF3802 family protein produces MVTDKDGYVHLIQYLTEHLHLFETNDASVEDAGSVLELFEEQLSAQIIMVCGQNPQLSFAQRNMVIREIDAIVYDLEEILGSKGNHQATAQQSIFVTEFSGLIKNLFDQEIERMVP; encoded by the coding sequence ATGGTTACAGATAAAGACGGTTATGTTCATCTTATTCAGTACTTAACCGAACACTTGCACTTGTTTGAAACCAACGACGCTAGTGTTGAAGATGCTGGCAGTGTACTTGAGCTATTTGAAGAACAGTTATCAGCACAAATCATTATGGTTTGTGGTCAAAACCCGCAACTTAGTTTTGCCCAACGTAATATGGTTATCCGCGAGATCGATGCCATTGTTTATGATCTTGAAGAGATTTTAGGCTCCAAAGGTAATCATCAAGCAACAGCTCAACAAAGTATTTTTGTCACAGAATTCTCAGGCTTGATTAAAAACTTGTTTGATCAAGAAATCGAGCGCATGGTGCCTTAG